From a single Pelodiscus sinensis isolate JC-2024 chromosome 4, ASM4963464v1, whole genome shotgun sequence genomic region:
- the PITPNM1 gene encoding LOW QUALITY PROTEIN: membrane-associated phosphatidylinositol transfer protein 1 (The sequence of the model RefSeq protein was modified relative to this genomic sequence to represent the inferred CDS: deleted 1 base in 1 codon), producing the protein MLIKEYHILLPMTLEEYQVAQLYMIQKKSREESSGEGSGVEILANRPYSDGPGGNGQYTHKIYHVGSHIPSWFRALLPKAALQVEEESWNAYPYTRTRYTCPFVEKFSIEIETYYRPDAGKQTNVFNLTAAEKRQRILDTIDIVRDPISPNEYKAEEDPKLYRSAKTGRGPLGEDWLEGAMAAGPLMCAYKLCKVEFRYWGMQSKIEQFIHDVGLRKVMLRAHRQAWCWQDEWTELTMEDIRQLEEETARMLAQKMAKCTEAEEAAAAPSTEGRAELGSADGQDQAEGQEPPDASPDDAFTKQWSTSSRSSYSSQHGGGVSPQSLSEWRMQNIARDSENSSEDEFFDAHEDLSDSDEVFAKEMTKWNSNDFLDTLERPGELEEGLGDGTSVAKPNGSGLTQASFAEGGSVENVAQACRIHVLFLILHSGNILDQGAGEPGSKQADVQTLAATFDAVARVHFPEALGHVALRLVPCPPICAAAYALVSNLSPYSHDGDSLSSSQDHIPLAALPLLATSSGSYQHAVATTVARTNQAHSAFLHSAEGSGFCGQVVLIGDCVGGILGFDALCQSRAGTVGSRSSSRRGSLNIEPISPELGSRKDPLAEGAGALGRASPEPGALPPPQEHGDVDSVRQQHNFLCSLQASVPQGEAELRRSSYSSGSAPDGGEGAATRLDFKVSGFFLFGSPLGLVLALRKTVMPALDVVQMRPACEQIYNLFHAADPCASRLEPLLVKAFHAVPPLGVPRYQKYPLGDGTSALLAEALQTHSTLFLGDLELTAPTTPTSSFGGFWKGSEMVEPPALSSTSEVVKILERWWGPKRIDYSLYCPDALTAFPTITLPHLFHASYWESSDVVAFILRQVIEKERPQLTECEEGSIYSPAVPREKWQRKRTQVKIRNVTSNHRASDVIVCEGRSQVLSGRFMYGPLDVVTLTGEKVDIYIMTQPLSGKWLHYGTEVTSSSGRLTFLIPPEKALGIGMYPVRMMVRGDHSYAEAFLTVVARGTEAVVFSIDGSFTASVSIMGSDPKVRAGAVDVVRHWQDSGYMIVYVTGRPDMQKHRVVAWLSQHNFPHGVVSFCDGLTHDPLRQKAAFLQSLRNEAEVTIVAGYGSTKDISVYSSLGLLPTQIYIVGRTVKKFQNQCQFLSEGYVAHLAQLETASLAHSPKGAPRPTLGKGTYGCPAPVDFLRKQSQLLRSRGQSQVEREGGAPAAPRAKARSVSLKLESEE; encoded by the exons GTACACCTGCCCCTTTGTGGAGAAGTTCTCCATCGAGATCGAGACCTATTACCGGCCTGACGCCGGCAAACAGACCAACGTCTTCAACCTCACGGCGGCCGAGAAGAGGCAGCGGATTCTGG acaCCATTGACATTGTGCGGGACCCCATCTCGCCCAACGAGTACAAAGCGGAGGAGGACCCCAAGCTGTACCGCTCGGCGAAGACGGGCCGGGGGCCGCTGGGCGAGGACTGGCTGGAGGGGGCCATGGCTGCCGGGCCCCTCATGTGCGCCTACAAGCTGTGCAAGGTGGAGTTCCGCTACTGGGGCATGCAGTCCAAGATCGAGCAGTTCATCCACGACGTAG ggctgcgGAAGGTGATGCTGCGGGCGCACCGCCAGGCCTGGTGCTGGCAGGACGAGTGGACGGAGCTGACCATGGAGGATATccggcagctggaggaggagacggcCCGCATGCTGGCCCAGAAGATGGCCAAGTGCACTGAGGCCGAGGAGGcggctgctgcccccagcaccgagGGCCGGGCCGAGCTGGGCAGCGCTGATGGGCAGGACCAAgcggaggggcaggagccacccgACGCCTCCCCTGACGACGCCTTCACTAAGCAGTGGTCCACGTCCTCCCGCTCCTCCTACTCCTCCCAGCACGGAG gggggGTGTCGCCCCAGAGTCTCTCAGAGTGGCGCATGCAGAACATCGCCCGGGACTCGGAGAACAGCTCAGAGGATGAATTTTTCGATGCGCACG AGGATCTGTCTGACAGCGACGAGGTCTTTGCCAAGGAGATGACCAAGTGGAACTCCAACGACTTCCTGGACACCCTGGAGCGGCCAGGCgagctggaggaggggctgg GGGACGGGACCAGCGTGGCCAAGCCCAATGGCAGTGGACTGACTCAGGCCAGCTTTGCTGAG GGCGGCTCCGTGGAGAACGTGGCGCAGGCCTGCCGAATCCACGTGCTGTTCCTCATCCTGCACAGCGGCAACATCCTGGACCAGGGAGCGGGCGAGCCGGGCTCCAAGCAGGCTGACGTGCAGACGCTGGCCGCCACCTTCGACGCCGTCGCCCGCGTGCACTTCCCCGAGGCGCTGGGCCATGTGGCGCTGCGCCTGGTGCCCTGCCCGCCCATCTGTGCCGCCGCCTACGCCCTGGTCTCCAA cctcagcccctacAGCCACGATGGGGACAGCCTGTCCAGCAGCCAGGACCACATCCCCCTGGCCGCCCTGCCGCTGCTGGCCACGTCCTCCGGGAGCTACCAGCACGCCGTGGCCACCACCGTCGCCCGCACCAACCAGGCCCACAGCGCCTTCCTGCACTCCGCCGAGGGCTCCGGCTTCTgcggccag GTGGTGCTGATCGGTGACTGCGTGGGGGGCATCCTGGGTTTTGATGCCCTGTGCCAGAGCCGGGCGGGCACTGTGGGGAGCCGGAGCAGCAGCCGCCGGGGCAGCCTG AACATAGAGCCAATCTCCCCGGAGCTCGGCAGCAGGAAGGACCCGCTggccgagggggcaggggcactggGCCGGGCCAGCCCTGAGCCAGGGGCGCTCCCGCCCCCCCAGGAGCACGGCGACGTGGACTCTGTGCGCCAGCAGCACAATTTCCTGTGCAG cctgcaggccagcgTCCCCCAGGGGGAGGCGGAGCTGCGGCGCAGCAGTTACTCCTCGGGCTCAGCGCCGGACGGGGGCGAGGGCGCGGCCACCCGCCTCGACTTCAAGGTGTCCGGCTTCTTCCTGTTCGGCTCGCCGCTGGGGCTGGTGCTAGCGCTGCGCAAGACTGTCATGCCAGCCTTGGACG tggTCCAGATGCGCCCAGCCTGCGAGCAGATCTACAACCTGTTCCACGCAGCCGACCCCTGCGCCTCGCgcctggagcccctgctggtCAAAGCCTTCCACGCCGTGCCCCCGCTGGGCGTGCCCCGCTACCAGAAATACCCGCTGGGCGACGGCACCTCGGCACTGCTGG CTGAGGCCCTGCAGACTCATTCCACCCTCTTCCTCGGTGACTTGGAACTGACGGCGCCCACCACCCCCACCAGCAGTTTTGGGGGCTTCTGGAAAGGCAGCGAGATGGTGGAGCCCCCCGCCCTCTCCAGCACCAGCGAGGTCGTCAAGA TCCTGGAGCGGTGGTGGGGCCCGAAGCGCATTGACTACTCCCTGTACTGCCCCGACGCGCTGACCGCCTTCCCCACCATCACCCTGCCGCACCTCTTCCACGCCAGCTACTGGGAGTCCTCCGACGTGGTGGCCTTCATCCTGCGCCAG GTGATCGAGAAGGAGCGCCCCCAGCTGACGGAGTGCGAGGAGGGCTCCATCTACAGCCCCGCCGTGCCCCGCGAGAAGTGGCAGCGCAAGCGCACGCAAGTGAAGATCCGG aacgTGACGTCCAACCACCGAGCCAGCGACGTGATCGTGTGCGAGGGGCGGTCCCAGGTGCTGAGCGGGCGCTTCATGTACGGCCCCTTGGACGTGGTGACGCTGACCGGGGAGAAG gtggacATCTACATCATGACGCAGCCGCTGTCGGGGAAGTGGCTGCACTACGGCACCGAGGTGACAAGCAGCAGCGGGCGCCTGACCTTCCTCATCCCGCCCGAGAAGGCGCTGGGCATCGGCATGTACCCCGTGCGCATGATGGTCAg AGGGGATCACAGCTACGCCGAGGCCTTCCTGACGGTGGTGGCCCGCGGCACCGAGGCGGTTGTGTTCAGCATCGACGGCTCCTTCACGGCCAGCGTCTCCATCATGGGCAGCGACCCCAAGGTGCGGGCAGGCGCCGTCGACGTTGTGCG ACACTGGCAGGACTCGGGGTACATGATCGTCTACGTGACGGGGCGCCCCGACATGCAGAAGCACCGCGTGGTGGCCTGGCTCTCGCAGCACAACTTCCCGCACGGCGTCGTCTCCTTCTGCGACGGCCTCACCCACGACCCCCTGCGCCAGAAAGCGGCTTTCCTGCAGAGCCTGCGCAACGAG GCGGAGGTCACCATTGTGGCTGGCTATGGCTCCACGAAGGACATCTCGGTCTacagctccctggggctcttgCCCACCCAGATTTACATCGTTGGACGCACCGTCAAGAAGTTCCAGAACCAGTGCCAG TTCCTGTCCGAGGGCTACGTGGCGcacctggcccagctggagacgGCCTCGCTGGCGCATTCGCCCAAGGGGGCGCCCCGGCCCACGCTGGGCAAAGGCACCTACGGCTGCCCCGCCCCCGTCGACTTCCTGCGCaagcagagccagctgctgcgctcgcgggggcagagccaggtggAGCGCGAGGGGGGCGCCCCGGCGGCGCCCCGGGCCAAGGCCCGCAGCGTCAGCCTCAAGCTGGAGAGCGAGGAATGA